Below is a window of Quercus robur chromosome 6, dhQueRobu3.1, whole genome shotgun sequence DNA.
TTGTATCCATCATCACGAAACGCATCAGATGGGTTGAATTCATTGTCATAAACGTTCCAATTGACTTCAGAAACCTCAAGGCGATCAATGGTGAAGTATCCTCCTTTTGAAATTTCGAATTTCACTTCTAACGGGGATGGTGTGTATTGAGGAATGTTGAATGAATCCATTTTATCTTCTTCTATGAGTCCCTGGAATATACATCCTATACTTTAGCACAATAAACTTTACGCAAAGTTGGGAagagtttttctttcttgtatgaaagtttgttttatttataatatatcaaaatattagaaaaagaagaagaaacagaaaaaatCGTTATCAATAGACAAAAGATTCATTGCTCAGTAATCTTGCCTAACCCATTATAGTGAAAAGATGTGTCCAATTTTAATCTTCCACTATTTAAggagggaaaaaacaaaaataaaaaaccgaaAGATCAGTTTATTTTAGTTGTCAGTAGCCTTATATTCCAAATTCTCAATGGTACGTACTTCGTTCTCCtgtaaaaaatagagaagaaaaaaaaaaaaaaaaaaaaaaaaccttttctcCCACGGTTACATGCAAAAAAATCAATCGCTTGTTAGAACATGGCCAAGAACCTCCAGTTGGTCCACAACAACATATTTACCTTTGCTTTTGAAAATTGCATTAActaattcgaaaataaataaataaaatgttgatATGGCAATAAtacatttattataaatttatgatgGGCAATTATCTTAAACACACAAGATATCatatacataataaaaatagataaataatgtTCCTAGATTAATTACTacgttaattaatttaattatacatcgaattttttttataaaaaaaatagaagaaattgattctttttggtCAATTAGTAGAAGAATCTAATTTTGTTATTAACTTTTCAtcaattcaacaaaattcagAATAGCTTCTAAACTGTTAGTAAATACTTAATAATGAGTCTGCTAATCATAATTAAGTGAAACTGTGAAACCAATAGGAAACTTTCCATCATTTAGTACCCAGAGTTGAATTTGTAGTAGCGCAAGTTACCTCAGAGACCATGTCATTGAGTGCCATAGCCAAAAGCTCCCAAATGTAACAACATTCTTTGCTAGATGGGTCTTCACTTCTTCTCCCCAAAAATGTTAATGCCATTTTCCCTCCTGCTACCAACTCCTCTGCACGACACTTCAAAAACATCGAAAAATCTATTTGAAATTGCTCATAGTAGGCCTTAAGTACACTTGGTGGACTTGTACATGCCATGTAAATGTTCCCTTTATTATTCTCCAGCCCTTGCGGAACCTAATGCACGATAACATTAACATTCATTAATGCTTATTTTAATGCGATGCCAATAGAGTGTCAATGTGTGAACTACATCAATTTGTCATTGCATATCTTGAATAGTGACCTTAAAACAGACACTTTCACTTCAATAACTCAAATTGAGTTATTGAAGTGAAAGTTGCAAGTCATTACCAATTGcatttgcatatatatatatatatatatataatatgaggACCTTGTTGACTGAGCAATTCTAAATGGCCTCATATTATTCCCTTCCTCTTGCAGTTTGGGACGCTTGGAAGATGGATGTTGGTCTTTACTCGttttaatgaaagtttccttattgtatttgtatattctTGTGTTTATTCTATAATTAAGATCAACGGAATGCAAAGGTTATTCTTTGAGTggttgaaaatataaattacacTATTCATATATAACCACTTACTTCACAATGcttaaaattcaaaacatgaaatgtgAATTTCTTTTGTAATGTATTGTATTATTAGGGAAGGTCTAAAATAAGATGGATTGTTACaactttgattttattataaacCCATATCACCTAATTTTAGatataattaatcattttaGACTTCTCTGTTTTAAGAATAAGTTACCTGAGACAACCATTGGAGACCATACGAAGAATGGACAAAATGCAGACTCTTGCTAGGAAAAAGCCTGCCATAGAAGGAACCAGGAGTTCCTGATAACAAACATGGACCAGCACCATGCCCCAGTTGATAACTCATTTCTTTCTGGAAGCTTGGCAACAGTGACTTGAAAATGGTATTAAAATCATTTCCGGGAAGGTCGTTCAAAAACACTTGATATTCAGGTGATTCATGGCCTAGCTTTTGGCGAAGCTTGTCCACTACCTTGATAATTTCAGAAACCACAAATAAAGTATTTGGTCCTGAAGAACAACCCAAGTCTGCAATGGCTAGGTTTCTTGGCAAGGTGCTGCAGTAGAGATTAGTTATAGCTTCCTCTCTGATGGGTTTGGTCATGGATATTACTTTTTGCTGCCCAAAGTCCAAAACAAAGAGTAGTTTGAATGAGTTGTGATCTATATTTTGCACATATACTGTGCAGATAAAATAACTCATTACCTTCAGTGattttaactataaaatataaacatggTGCAATTGCAATTTAACAATAAAGATAGAGATGAATTGTGGACAAATTATGTATACGTATTACTCCTTGTTACCTCTAAATAACATTATTCCTTTGTATTTTTCCCCTTACGCACAAGTGAACAAAAAGCACgtataaaactatatattttacaGCGTGACTGTAAGAATAtatgtaaacaaaataacatgcGTTAAAATCATATTCTATTAATTATAGCTTGAAATACATCAAAACTATTCTACGTGTTATTGTTTATGGGATGtataatgcaattttttttttgggtataacaGAATGTGGCACACAAAAATACCCATTTTGCAAGGCATTAGCCTGGCTTGAGCAATCAATGAAGTTGGAGAATCATCTAGCTACCACCTGTATGTAGTTTGTAATATATTAGTGGAGGACTGGGTTGCTACTTGCTAATTAATTAAGTTTACCTGAACCAGGGAGTTGTTGGCATAACTTGTTTCTCCAATTCCTCCATTCATGTGGAGCACTTGAACAacttccatctctctctctctctctctctctctctctctctctctctctctctctctctctctctctctctctctctcttgtataGCTGGGTGAATGTGAGTTTGAGCTGAATGTGTTGAGGGAGAGGAACCCAATTTATAGCCATGGGTACCTCCTTGAACAGTGGTCATGGTtgtccataaaaaataaaatagtggcCATGATTATTTTGGTGTCATGGGGTTAATAATGGACATAACATGACTGAAAATTGGGTAGTATGTGCTTGGCCACAAATCGTGGAATCTATGGCCTGATACAAAATGTCTACGACAATGACCTTTGCCAATCATCTTTgcataaataatagtaataaatgaaaaaacttgaaaaaaagagaatcaatCTTTACCTAGCATGTGTCCAAACGCTTTGGTTGGTAAATATCCTTAGAAACTCTACTACGTTTCACACCTCCCACAAGTCGTTTTCCATTTTTAGGTAAGTtcattttatttcctttatttGGAATAATTGTTATCTGggtcattattttatttcaatcatCCAAGTCTGTAGTTATTGATGATGTGATGAAATAAGATCATCTACATTTCATTTCAAATGAAAAGAATTCCCGATCTAATAATATATAGAACAtcttgtcatttaaaattttaaataacatgatATTGGATGTAtcttttaattataatatttaatatgaattataaaattaatcaatatcattcctacaattttttttttccttcaaatatatggttctaagaaaataaaataaactatttttcaaagaaaaaagcCATACAACCTTAACTTTGAAAATCATGCCATCCCTACTTTATGAACCATCGACCGGTAACTATCCCAATTTTTCTATGAATAAAAATCATTTAtcttactttttattatttattttatactctACCAATCAATCACGTCAATTCATCTAAGCGTTATCTTcgatcttttttgtttttccttcaaagaaaattaaattatactactatttagaaaatatttcgCCTcacatcttttcaaaaaaagatgGATATTAGTTTTTCTTCTTAAACAGAAACCTTTctgtgtcttttttttcttttacttttttctttttggctaaGCTTTTGTggctatatatttttatgaatgtgggtgtttagaatttttatttttttcgagCGCGCGGTTGATTATTCtaataaatatatagaaaataatttcttaaGGGTAACCCTGtgactatttaaaagaaagatattggaagtaaaagtaaaacattGGAAGGCGATTTCGTTATGACAAATACAAACCTACCTCATATCCATGAGGTCATCACAATGACGCTGGCTGCCTGCCTTTATAGTGTTTTTCATATAGTATAGTACTTATATAGTACAATTTGATTCACAAAAAACTAACGTGTGTTAGTTGAGTAGAGTGTTCACCAACCACAGTTCTGTCCGTTTCGAATGTACTAGCAGTAGAAGCAAACATATATAACATTGACATAAAATACTTGTCACATGGTAATCTTAGTGATATGTCTACATGACTAGGTTCAACGTATTCTCCCATTcccatcaacaacaaaaaacataacGTATTCAATTCAGTCACCTCTTGCTTTTAATAATGACCGTATACAAACGTGTAAGTGTTTGTGCTTGTGCTGGCATTTTTTGTGTGGGTTCCATGCAATATTTACGGGACCCGCAAATATagatttcaataaatttttctttaaaactgagtctcacaatactattcacatatttaaaaattattttgcttgtgtcaaaaaaaaaaaaaaaatttattttgctatagtgttttcagttttcaacaataatcGGTATCCAAACatgtgatttttaaaatttgttcaattttataatttttgtacttagaatttttttttttttaatgaataagattaattatataaataggGAACAAGGAATAGGTCCAAGACTCCAAACCATCTCATTTTTATGGAGAAAAGACCCAAAAACAGGAAGAGAAGAGCCCGTCCTAGTTACAAAATACTAATTTGTACTCTATATAATGTCAAATGTTTCAATTTTGGTCCATACAATTAATCTTAAGGCTGATGTGTTATTTGATTGGGtatttaccccccccccccccccccaaagagagagagagagagtgagagagagaaataagtgATCTAAAAATTATACGTGAGCAactataatgtaaaataaaagtgtTATGTGACCACAATCAATAGACTTAAGAATCTTGTAactcaatgatattgtttgttCTCTTTTAAGAGGAGAACCAAAGTTGAAAACTCTCCCCGCCCCCCATTGCTATAGCTATCGATCAACTACTCAATGTAGCACTTTTAATTCTACTTGAAATGCTTGCACACTATTCAATTTACCCAATCAAATGATATATCCATGTTCAGATGAGCATATGAATTAATTAGGaccattttatataatttaaagaaCAAATTGCTACTTTGAAGCtcgaaggaaattgaaaagtTCAGCAAATTTCAAAGACCAAAGATTATCTCTGCAAATTTGGAGAGAGAGGTGCACGTGATGTAAATCACCAgcatatttctttttccttttttgggtagaaagggcgaatttattcaaatattaaaGAGCAAATACACCAAGTATATTCATTAAACACCTATAGGTGGTGTCTAGTTACAAAATGAACCATAGGGCATTCTCTAGGAGTACATATATGCAAAGGGTCCTAAGTATATCTACATAGAACAAAAGATGGACAATAGAAATAGATCTCTTTTTGCAAGCCCGTTTGCAACGCTATTTGCCTCACGGTATATATGACTGAGACAAATTATTCACTCTCTACTCATGAGGATTTTGCAATCACAAATTAAAAGAGTCAAGCTGGAACTATGTCCCCAGAAGAAGTTAAGCAAGTTATCACTAAAGTGGAATCAAcctttacatttaaaaattttataccCATGTCCCATGCAGTAAGAGctatattatttgttgttacACCTATATGACAGGAGAAGCCGGTAATCCATCTCCCTTAGGAATCTATAATATCTAGCATGTTTTTGTCCTTTTGCTTGTGTATTGTAGGATGAGGTTTTTTATGTGTTTAAAGTGTGGTCAAGATTAgtcaaaaaaataatgtgggtcgagaagagaacaaaaatgtggtagataaaaaatattctttctaGTTGCGAgagccaattttatatataaataaagggaTTTTATATGATGGGATGTAAATCCCATcgtatttaacaattttttcatcATTTGTAAATTCTACGTATGGTGATGCATGGATTAGAGAGTAATTTCCAATATATAGAGTATTTTTAATGAAGCACTAAATTTTATAGGTAAATACTATTTATGAAGGGATTTTTTTGGCACCTCATCTTGATCTGAGAAGAgtgatgattttatttttccttttaacaaagaaaaagtttgaTCAATAATACAATAATGCATATTAGTATATTACAATTCTATGCAAAACTTTCTCACAAGGGTTCACgacaattaagaaataataaaagtacGTATTCATCACAAAAGAGATCGCCTTTGTAATTGGAATATGGACTTTTTAACAAAGCGTGTTTGCAATACCACACCAAACGCGCAGTTTGGATTTTAGGTAGGAAAGCTTTTTGTTCACATATATTTCTGGTATccaattttattctatatttattcGTATTTTTAGAATAAATTTTGAAACCGACAAAGGAATGTTAGATTTTGAATCATCCCCTTGCAAGTCAGGTTGATTCAAGGTTTCCTTTGTTGACCTGGTTCTCAGCTAGATTCTGGTGATATATGTGCCTATGTTGAGGAAGTACCTCATGTACGGAAATTCTAGCCTTTTACccctatttttcaaaatatttggcaatataccactgtttccaaactatttaggtctgtgcccctgttttgaaactcgattttattaaaatcgagtttcaatcaAAAAACTCGATTGGTAGAAAATCGAGTATAGGGCgatgaaacttaaaaataaaaataaaaaataaataaattgcatggaactcaagttcatggagctcgagttccataaaagcGCCACTATAGgtattaaaaacgccactataaatCTCCAtgaaacgcagctatagg
It encodes the following:
- the LOC126733080 gene encoding S-adenosyl-L-methionine:benzoic acid/salicylic acid carboxyl methyltransferase 2-like isoform X2, giving the protein MEVVQVLHMNGGIGETSYANNSLVQQKVISMTKPIREEAITNLYCSTLPRNLAIADLGCSSGPNTLFVVSEIIKVVDKLRQKLGHESPEYQVFLNDLPGNDFNTIFKSLLPSFQKEMSYQLGHGAGPCLLSGTPGSFYGRLFPSKSLHFVHSSYGLQWLSQVPQGLENNKGNIYMACTSPPSVLKAYYEQFQIDFSMFLKCRAEELVAGGKMALTFLGRRSEDPSSKECCYIWELLAMALNDMVSEGLIEEDKMDSFNIPQYTPSPLEVKFEISKGGYFTIDRLEVSEVNWNVYDNEFNPSDAFRDDGYNVAKCMRAVAEPLLVSHFGDAIIDEVFRRYKEIISDHISKEKTQFINVTISMTKRG
- the LOC126733080 gene encoding S-adenosyl-L-methionine:benzoic acid/salicylic acid carboxyl methyltransferase 2-like isoform X1 gives rise to the protein MEVVQVLHMNGGIGETSYANNSLVQQKVISMTKPIREEAITNLYCSTLPRNLAIADLGCSSGPNTLFVVSEIIKVVDKLRQKLGHESPEYQVFLNDLPGNDFNTIFKSLLPSFQKEMSYQLGHGAGPCLLSGTPGSFYGRLFPSKSLHFVHSSYGLQWLSQVPQGLENNKGNIYMACTSPPSVLKAYYEQFQIDFSMFLKCRAEELVAGGKMALTFLGRRSEDPSSKECCYIWELLAMALNDMVSEGLIEEDKMDSFNIPQYTPSPLEVKFEISKGGYFTIDRLEVSEVNWNVYDNEFNPSDAFRDDGYNVAKCMRAVAEPLLVSHFGDAIIDEVFRRYKEIISDHISKEKTQFINVTISMTKRG